From one Amycolatopsis sp. FDAARGOS 1241 genomic stretch:
- a CDS encoding GntR family transcriptional regulator produces the protein MTPAKHTAPGAADRAYRLTKELVLTGELPGGHLFSEGEIAERLGVSRTPVREAFLRLQVEGLLNLIPKRGAVVVPVPPGEAEDVLDAREAVEGAAVRRLVRRPDLIPDALEQLRAVLGTQRGHAEAGDLHGFAEADELFHRTIVAAGGNALLLDFYATLADRQRRMNVHALRPVPTLLPVVLREHEDLLTIIERADADAFGPALRAHLDQVHRR, from the coding sequence GTGACACCTGCGAAGCACACCGCGCCCGGCGCGGCCGACCGGGCGTACCGGCTCACGAAGGAGCTCGTGCTCACCGGTGAGCTGCCTGGCGGGCACCTGTTCAGCGAAGGCGAGATCGCGGAGCGGCTGGGCGTGAGCCGCACCCCCGTGCGCGAGGCGTTCCTGCGCCTGCAGGTCGAGGGGTTGCTCAACCTGATCCCGAAGCGCGGCGCCGTCGTGGTGCCCGTGCCGCCGGGTGAAGCCGAGGACGTGCTGGACGCGCGCGAAGCCGTGGAGGGCGCCGCGGTACGGCGGCTCGTGCGGCGACCCGACCTGATCCCCGACGCGCTCGAGCAGCTGCGCGCTGTCCTCGGCACCCAGCGCGGCCACGCCGAGGCCGGCGACCTGCACGGCTTCGCCGAGGCCGACGAGCTGTTCCACCGCACCATCGTCGCGGCGGGCGGCAACGCACTGTTGCTCGACTTCTACGCCACGCTCGCCGACCGGCAGCGGCGCATGAACGTGCACGCGTTGCGTCCCGTGCCGACACTGCTGCCGGTGGTGCTGCGCGAGCACGAGGATCTGCTGACCATCATCGAGCGCGCCGACGCCGACGCGTTCGGCCCGGCGCTGCGCGCGCACCTGGACCAGGTGCACCGCCGATGA
- a CDS encoding MFS transporter codes for MTATAETAPLPEAITTRPRWSGAAAAVFVCGWGGNQFTPLLVMYKEAGYSTFTVDALLGAYVIGLVPGLLLSGGLSNRYGRRPVMFAGTVLSLLASVLIALGEAGVAWIAAGRFLTGAAVAVAMAVGSTWIKELADADASGAADLGTRRAALCLTLGLGIGPGVAGVLAQWAPWPMVLPFAVHIGLALLALPLVARSPETLGTGSRGPALSRLPATTRHPRFRRIILPMAPWIFGSCGVAYAIMPQLVQAKLGSWSLAYSTLLTVCAIGAGVGIQPIAKRVDRTTSARAVLTGMAVLCAGLVLSAVAAHLGSPWLALATAVVLGTAYGIVVVSGLLELQRLARPAEIAQLTGVYYALAYIGFLLPSLLAALSGVASYPMLLGCLAVVAFAGTLVVARHSRSHLPVT; via the coding sequence ATGACCGCGACCGCGGAAACTGCCCCGCTGCCCGAAGCGATCACCACCCGTCCGAGGTGGTCCGGCGCCGCCGCCGCGGTGTTCGTGTGCGGGTGGGGCGGCAACCAGTTCACGCCGCTCCTGGTGATGTACAAGGAAGCCGGCTACTCCACCTTCACCGTCGACGCGCTGCTGGGCGCGTACGTGATCGGCCTCGTGCCGGGCCTGTTGCTCTCGGGTGGACTGTCCAATCGCTACGGTCGCCGGCCCGTGATGTTCGCGGGCACCGTGCTGTCGCTGCTCGCCAGCGTGCTCATCGCGCTCGGCGAAGCGGGCGTCGCGTGGATCGCCGCAGGCCGGTTCCTCACCGGGGCAGCCGTGGCGGTCGCGATGGCCGTGGGCTCCACGTGGATCAAGGAGCTTGCCGACGCCGACGCGAGCGGCGCCGCCGACCTCGGCACGCGGCGAGCGGCGCTGTGCCTCACGCTCGGCCTGGGCATCGGCCCGGGGGTGGCGGGGGTGCTCGCGCAGTGGGCGCCGTGGCCGATGGTGCTGCCGTTCGCCGTCCACATCGGACTGGCGCTGCTGGCGCTGCCGCTCGTCGCGCGCAGCCCCGAGACACTCGGCACCGGGAGCCGCGGACCCGCGTTGAGCAGGCTGCCGGCCACCACGCGGCACCCGCGGTTCCGCCGGATCATCCTGCCGATGGCGCCGTGGATCTTCGGCTCGTGCGGGGTCGCCTACGCGATCATGCCGCAGCTGGTGCAGGCCAAGCTCGGCTCGTGGTCACTCGCTTACTCCACGTTGCTGACCGTGTGCGCGATCGGCGCGGGCGTGGGCATCCAGCCGATCGCCAAACGGGTGGACCGGACCACGAGTGCCCGCGCGGTGCTGACCGGCATGGCCGTGCTGTGCGCTGGTCTGGTCCTCAGCGCGGTCGCCGCACACCTGGGGTCGCCGTGGCTCGCGCTGGCCACGGCCGTGGTGCTCGGCACCGCGTACGGCATCGTCGTGGTGTCCGGCTTGCTGGAGCTGCAACGGCTCGCCCGTCCGGCGGAAATCGCTCAGCTGACCGGCGTCTACTACGCGCTGGCCTACATCGGCTTCCTGTTGCCGTCGCTGTTGGCGGCGCTCAGCGGCGTCGCGAGCTACCCGATGCTCCTCGGCTGTCTGGCCGTTGTCGCGTTCGCCGGCACGCTCGTGGTCGCGCGCCACTCCCGCAGTCACCTTCCTGTGACCTGA